A part of Acropora palmata chromosome 6, jaAcrPala1.3, whole genome shotgun sequence genomic DNA contains:
- the LOC141883557 gene encoding uncharacterized protein LOC141883557 isoform X2, with product MDLDSEGLRHIKKHLGEQTLNADGSKDLKDVADGDNSKGIFYFFKFHDYDNNEKLDGLEWMQALTDFHQDDDSKDESKEGGKVFLEHEAEAIIDELLSKHDADDDGMIDFFELMNSNVESIMTDLDKPQPGGNEEQAGESQKQNAEEPSSLEQEFNQLQENAGQQDNQESHEDQQQDNQESHEDHQQDNQESHEDQQQDNQESHEDQQQDHQQQKEPQQEDQLHEQDNQQQQENKEQELNSENGLENQGTDQEQEQNEPSSLEEEYNRQQQQS from the exons ATGGACTTAGACAGTGAAGGATTAAG ACATATAAAGAAGCACTTAGGTGAACAAACTTTGAATGCTGATGGGAGCAAAGATCTAAAGGATGTCGCTGATGGCGATAATTCAAAAG GCatcttttatttcttcaagtttcaTGATTATGACAATAATGAAAAGCTGGATGGCCTTGAATGGATGCAAGCCCTGACAGATTTTCATCAAGATGATGATAGCAAAGACGAATCTAAGGAGGGAGGCAAAGTCTTCCTTGAACATGAAGCAGAGGCAATAATTGATGAACTTTTAAGTAAGCATGATGCAGATGATGATGGTATGATTGACTTTTTTGAGTTGATGAACTCAAATGTGGAGTCTATCATGACCGACCTAGACAAACCCCAACCAGGTGGAAATGAAGAACAAGCTGGAGAAAGTCAAAAGCAAAATGCTGAAGAACCCTCTTCACTTGAGCAAGAATTCAACCAACTGCAGGAAAATGCAGGACAGCAGGATAACCAAGAGTCACATGAAGACCAACAACAGGATAACCAAGAGTCACATGAAGACCATCAACAGGATAACCAAGAGTCACATGAAGACCAGCAACAGGATAACCAAGAGTCACATGAAGACCAACAACAGGATCACCAACAACAGAAGGAACCTCAACAGGAAGACCAGTTGCATGAACAGGACAACCAACAGCAGCAAGAAAATAAAGAGCAAGAACTTAATAGTGAAAATGGTTTGGAGAATCAAGGGACTGATCAGGAACAAGAGCAAAATGAACCTAGTTCATTAGAAGAAGAATACAATAGACAACAGCAACAGTCATAA
- the LOC141883557 gene encoding uncharacterized protein LOC141883557 isoform X1 has protein sequence MSFALQSQRTSTISAEMQVIFCSILIFFFHSSVIPQVNAENAVENGEDNGQFHDKMSHQRGHLLAHLADRMDLDSEGLRHIKKHLGEQTLNADGSKDLKDVADGDNSKGIFYFFKFHDYDNNEKLDGLEWMQALTDFHQDDDSKDESKEGGKVFLEHEAEAIIDELLSKHDADDDGMIDFFELMNSNVESIMTDLDKPQPGGNEEQAGESQKQNAEEPSSLEQEFNQLQENAGQQDNQESHEDQQQDNQESHEDHQQDNQESHEDQQQDNQESHEDQQQDHQQQKEPQQEDQLHEQDNQQQQENKEQELNSENGLENQGTDQEQEQNEPSSLEEEYNRQQQQS, from the exons ATGAGCTTCGCTCTTCAGTCTCAGAGAACTTCTACCATTAGCGCCGAAATGCAGGTTATATTCTGTtcgattttgattttcttcttccaCTCATCGGTTATTCCCCAagtaaatgcagaaaatgcaGTAGAAAATGGAGAAGACAATGGGCAATTCCACGACAAAATGTCGCATCAACGAGG ACATTTGCTCGCCCACTTAGCAGACAGAATGGACTTAGACAGTGAAGGATTAAG ACATATAAAGAAGCACTTAGGTGAACAAACTTTGAATGCTGATGGGAGCAAAGATCTAAAGGATGTCGCTGATGGCGATAATTCAAAAG GCatcttttatttcttcaagtttcaTGATTATGACAATAATGAAAAGCTGGATGGCCTTGAATGGATGCAAGCCCTGACAGATTTTCATCAAGATGATGATAGCAAAGACGAATCTAAGGAGGGAGGCAAAGTCTTCCTTGAACATGAAGCAGAGGCAATAATTGATGAACTTTTAAGTAAGCATGATGCAGATGATGATGGTATGATTGACTTTTTTGAGTTGATGAACTCAAATGTGGAGTCTATCATGACCGACCTAGACAAACCCCAACCAGGTGGAAATGAAGAACAAGCTGGAGAAAGTCAAAAGCAAAATGCTGAAGAACCCTCTTCACTTGAGCAAGAATTCAACCAACTGCAGGAAAATGCAGGACAGCAGGATAACCAAGAGTCACATGAAGACCAACAACAGGATAACCAAGAGTCACATGAAGACCATCAACAGGATAACCAAGAGTCACATGAAGACCAGCAACAGGATAACCAAGAGTCACATGAAGACCAACAACAGGATCACCAACAACAGAAGGAACCTCAACAGGAAGACCAGTTGCATGAACAGGACAACCAACAGCAGCAAGAAAATAAAGAGCAAGAACTTAATAGTGAAAATGGTTTGGAGAATCAAGGGACTGATCAGGAACAAGAGCAAAATGAACCTAGTTCATTAGAAGAAGAATACAATAGACAACAGCAACAGTCATAA